The sequence TATTTACCTTGGCGCCGATCACGCCGGTTTTGAAATGAAGAACGTCATCGCGGAGCACCTGCGCGGTGCGGGACACGACGTTGTGGACTGCGGTGCCCACACCTATGACGCGAATGACGACTACCCCGCCTTTTGCATCGAGGCGGCCCGCCGCACTGTTGCCGACGAGGGGTCCCTGGGGATCGTCCTGGGCGGATCGGGCAATGGGGAACAGATCGCGGCCAACAAGGTGCCCGGGGCGCGCTGCGCCCTCGCCTGGTCGGAGGGGACGGCGAAGCTCGCCCGCGAGCACAACAAGGCGCAGCTCATCGGCTTGGGCGGCCGGATGCATTCGCAGGAGGAGGCGCTGAAGATCGTCGACGCCTTCGTGAGCCAGCCCTGGTCCGGGGAAGAGCGCCACCAGCGGCGCATCGACATCCTCGCCGAGTACGAGCGGACGGGACAGCCGCCCGCTCTCCCGGAGGACTAGGCAACCGGGGGAGGGCCAAACTGGGCGGACGATCAGCGCCCGGCGCGGACGGTTAGCGGTCCGACTTCAGCGTCCGGTCCCGGCCCTTTTTCCATTCCTTGATGACCTCTGCATCCCAGAGGGTCAAGCCGTGTAGCCGGGCGGACGGCTTGGGGGCGCGATCCCGGCCGGCATAGCTGGTAAAAGTGCCGCGCGCCATTCCGGCGTATTCGGCACACTCGGCGGCAGTCCACATGCGGTGGCCGCTATCGCGGTTAATGATTTCAGGTTTCATGGTGTTTTAGTTTAGTCGGGGATAACATCCGCAAACGCTCAACTGCCGTGTTTGCGTTTCGACTAGTAGTAGGGGCTCCCTGCTTGCACTATCGGGGGCCCACCTGAAGTGTTAGCACCTGTTGGGCGTGTCCCAAAAACAATCTTGCTCCACTTTTAGTTCGCGGGAAAACAGCAGGTTAAATCGGTTTTTCCCCGCTCGAATTCATGCCTGCCGAGCGCAGGAAAATTGCTCCCGGAGTAAACTCGATCCGGTCTCAACTTCGGTGCCGATCGTCGGCACCGCTAACCGCGCCATCTTCGAGGAGAGCAGTATATGGCGAAGAATTTTGCGCAGCAGATCATCGACACGCTGGAAGCCCAAGGGGTCCAACGAGTGTTCGGCATCGTCGGCGACAGCCTCAACCCCATTGTCGCCGCCGTGAAAAACAGCGATCTCGAGTGGGTTCACGTCCGCAACGAAGAGGCAGCGGCCTTCGCAGCCGGAGCCGAATCCTTGGTCACCGGAAAGCTCGCCGTCTGCGCGGGATCCTGCGGCCCTGGCAACACCCACCTCATCCAGGGGCTCTACGACGCGCACCGGAACGGCTCCAAGGTCTTGGCCATCGCCAGCCACATCCCCAGCCAGTTCATCGGGTCCAAGTACTTCCAGGAGACCCACCCGCAGGCCCACTTCCAGGAATGCTCCGGCTACTGCGAAATGGTCAACTCCGCCGCTCAAGGCGCGACGATCCTCCACCACGCCATCCAGTCCACCATGGCGGGCAAGGGCGTGTCCGTTCTCGTCATCCCTGGGGACCTGGCGCATGACGACGCGGAAGATTCGCCGTCCCTGGCGTCCACAATCCACA comes from Corynebacterium heidelbergense and encodes:
- a CDS encoding ribose-5-phosphate isomerase → MRIYLGADHAGFEMKNVIAEHLRGAGHDVVDCGAHTYDANDDYPAFCIEAARRTVADEGSLGIVLGGSGNGEQIAANKVPGARCALAWSEGTAKLAREHNKAQLIGLGGRMHSQEEALKIVDAFVSQPWSGEERHQRRIDILAEYERTGQPPALPED